The segment AAATCAGAATCAGCAAGTAGAACGGCACTAATTCCAATTCGTAGAACAAGAAGAACAGCAGCAAATTTTGAGCTAGGAATGCCCCTGCAACACCCGCATTCACAATCAGGAGCATCGAATAAAACAAGCGAGGACGCTGTAAGACTTCCCCAGTCTTTAATCCGAACGTGCCACTAAATGCCACGAGCGCAGTAATCAAGCTGCCTAATGCCAGCAAAGGAAGAGACAACCCATCCACTGCCAAACTGTAGCTAATTCCCAACGTTGGAATCCAAGCGTGATATTCCTGCATTTGGAATCCGGGAACGCTGAGATTGAAATTGAACATTAGCACAATCGTCCAAAGCAAAATTGCGCTAGAGACTGCGATCGCACTGGTTCGAGCTTGTTTTTCAGACAAATTTGGGACTAACCCAATGACTAACGCCCCAATGAGCGGTAGCCAAATCAAAGGACTCAGCATCATAATGTTTTCCTTTCGCAGATCGGTTCTAGAGGGAATTTAGAGGCTTCTTAACGCTGAACATTCATCACAATGTCAGTCGCACTTTGAGGGAATAGCGAAATCGAAACCTGCGACAGAAAGGGCAAGCTCAACAACACGCTGATCAATGCAATTCCAAACAGAATGGTCAACATATAGAATTGCGATTGCCCAGAGTTGCTATACCGCAGATTGCGTCCACTAATCAGCGTCAGTACGCCAAATAAGTTCAATCCACCATCGACGAGATATTTATCAAACCAAGAGGTAATTTGAGAAACGAGCGCAACGAGGAAAACAACGGTGCTGCGATACAGATTTGGCGTGTAGAAGTCATACGCCAACAAATCTTGCACTCCTTTCCAAGGCAGAACCACAGGTTTCGCAATGTTCTTGTTGAGATAGACGATCGCGCTTGCGGCAATTCCTGTCACCGTTGACCAAATCAGCAGCAATGCCAAATCTGTATTCACTTCAGCCCAGCTTGGCAACAGATTCAAGGCTTGCATAATCAACGGCAGATGCAGGATAAAGCCCATCAACACGATCATCGGCAGTGCCATCCAGTAGTGAATTTCTGGCGATCGCTGAGCCATCTGTTTCGACTCGCCTTTGAACACGAGACAAAAGACTCGCGTCACACCAAATGCGGCAAAAGCATTCACTAATAGAACCACACCCACAAGCCAAGGCTGCGTTTCCCAGATTCCGGTCGTGATTTTGAGCAATGCCCAGAAACCGCCCAACGGAGGAAATGCAACTAAGCCCGCTAATCCAATTAAAAAGCTCAATCCAGAAACCGGACGACGCGACCACAATCCACCCAACTGCGTGACATCTTGCGTGATGCTATTCCAAACGACTGCACCACTGCCCATGATCAACAGCGCTGATGCCAAAGCGTGAGACAAGACCAACAGCAAAGCAGCATCCGGTTGCTGCGTTCCCACAGCAATGAACACCAAGCCCATGTATGCCGTCACGAGATAAGATTGCGTCCGTTTGATATCAATTTGCGCGATCGCGATCAACGAACCCCCGATCGCACTGACTGCACCAATAAAGATCGTCACGCCTAACACCGTCGGAGACAACGCCAAAACGGGTTCTAACTTAAACAGCACCCAAGCTCCGGTTGCAACCACGACCGAGTTCCGCAGAATTGAAGCGGGAACTGGTCCTTCCATCGCCTCATCGAGCCATAAGTGCAGAGGGAACTGCGCGCATTTACCCATTGGACCTGCAATTAGCGCTAATCCAACCAAAGTAATCACTTTCGGATCAACCTGAGCCGTTTTTGCCCATTCTGCCAGTTCATTAAAATCCCATGTTCCTGCTAGGGGTAAGAGTGCGACCACACCCATCAACAAGAACAAGTCGCCCAACCGCTTCGTTAAGAATGCATCTCTCGCACCCGTGACGACGAGCGATTGGTTAAACCAGACTCCGACCAGCAGATAAGTCGCGAGGGTCAGAATTTCCAGAATAAAGTAGGAGAAGAACAAAGAATTGCAGAGCACTAAAGCAGTCATTCCCGCTTCAAAGAAGGCAAGCAGCGAGAAGAATCGCGCCCATCCCCAATCCATCTCCATGTAGCCAAACGCATAAGTTTGTGCCAGCAGGTTAATCCCGGTTACGAGGACGATCGCACCAACGCTAAGAGTCGAAATTTCGATCGGAATCGTCAGATTTAATCCTGCGACATCGAGCCAAGGAATCAGAATTTCCTGGGGAGGTTGGTTCCAAGTTGCAGGCAGTGCAAAAGCAGCGTGCAAGAAGGAAGCAAAAGACATCAGACCGTTAAGGTAACCGGAAGGACGAGGACCTGTCCGCCGTGTGATACCCGGAAACCAAAGGGCGGACAAAATCGCGCCCAAAAGAGCATAACAAGGGATTAACCAAATGCTCTGGAGCAAAGGGTGAGCCATCGAAATTCACCTCTAGATAGCAAGCTGAACCAGTCAGAAATTTGAAATAGAAAAAATTGCGCCGAACTCTACGCGATCGCGCTGCAGAATTAAGGTTTAGATTCCCTTAATGATTTGTGTTCCCTTAATATTTACCACACCTAAACATTGAAAGAAACCTTGCTATCGCGAGCAATCGACCGCTGAAATTCAATGGCTGCAATACATATAGTATTTAGATTATGGTTTCAATTCACCGAATCAATTATTGTCGATACTGATTTCCGAGATTGATAGATTTCTATGGTTAATCCAGAAAATAGCTTGTAGCTCAATAAATGTTTTTTTGATCAAATTTTATTGAGAAAAATCTATCAGTCAAATATCTTAATCTGATTAGAATCCGCTCTGAAAATCACGCGATCGCCATACTTTAACCCTGAAATGAAAGGAGCAATCACTTCTACGATCGAGGGATTCTGAAAATGTCCAATCTTCGTTTCAGGATGCGGATAGTAAACGAAACTCTCAAAGCTTTGATGCTGATAGATAATCTGACAGGGGACAAACGAAAAATTCTCTGGAGCAAATCCTTCTGCCCACTCAACATCTCTAAAGACATAGGGAGCAGCAAGAATTTCAAATCGTTTCGGACTGATATCAATGTTCAACGTGCCCGGAAAGCACGCGGTCAAATCAAGTCCACGTGCCTTAAAAATCGGAGTCTGCATCTCGATCGTGCCTTTCGGGTAGGGGCTATGTTCAGCTTTACCTGATGCGACCCCGTACCCTGCTTGCACAGTTCCATCAATTTGTTCAAACATCACAAGACTGGAAAGTGAGTAGCCTCGACTCTAACAATTTATCCATCCAACCTTCTAGATACCTGCGATTGATTTCTTGTTCTTTCGGATCTTGAGTCTCAATTGGATGCGGAGCCAAGCCCAAAATTGCGGCAGTCGTCACACAGAACATTGATTTCTGGAAGCTGTAACAAATTTGAACTCTCAGATCCGTTTCGCCTCTGACCGAGTGCCGATAAATCTCATGCAGATATTCTGGCAAGTAATGCGTCATATCTTGCATCAGCAAGGTGGGCGGAATTCCGCCACCCCCGATCGGTAACGGATCAGCATAAAGCGCCCCGTAAGAGAATCGCTCTTGCTCTAGCGGAATTTGGCGCGCCTGAGCATTGTAAGAAACCGTTCCCATAAACGGAAAAGACTTAAAGAAAACTGCCTCAACATAAGGCACTGCCGTATCCATCAAGAAGGTCAGTCCCGCAGATTTCGGCATGAGGTCGTAAGTCTGACCCTCAATTTCAACGCTCAGCGTAATCGGCAAACTCGCATTGTTGACTAAGCCTGCTTTGACATGATTCACGACATCCTGAATCGTTTTGATTTCGCCACGATCATAGCGATCGCTCAATTCCAAGAACATCTCACTCATGACCGTCCAGAATTGCCCAATCCCGCTGTAGTAGCAAGATAAGCGAACTTGCTCTAGCAAAAAGTCTGGAAAGACTTTTGATACACCTTGAATAAAGAGATTCTTTTTGGTTTTGGCTGCGATCGCTTTTTTTGCTAGCTCAATGAATTCAGCGCTATCGAGGTAAGCATCTAATCCACCTCCCCCGTGCCACATCATGGCTTTCATACAGTACTCAGAGAACTCGTAATTAATGCGATCGTGCCACCAATGCTTGAAAAGCTTTTGAGTTGTAATCTCGCCATCAAAGTACTTGAAGAACGGAAATAAGACTAAAAATTGCTTCTCAGCAATAAAGTTGAGATTTTTCGAGTAAGCGCCTAAGACAACGCCATAGCTTTTCAGGACACCCACAACTTCAACTAAATTCTGAGGCGACTCTGGCAACAATGCGCCACCAGATTCGAGGCGCTCAATGATGTCAGCCAAGGGATGCGTGGATTTGATCGGGGCAGCAACCATAACTTCTCTCTACTCCATCGGTAAACTTGAAACTGGTTCGATCGAGGAATGGGTTTTCGCGATCGTCGAATATTCTTGCAACATGGCAGTCGTCGTACTTTCTGTCCACCGAATCATCCAACTCGGCTGCAACCCAAACACGACAATCAATGCCGCTAACACAAACGAAGGCGCACGCTCAGACCACTGTACCGGAGGCAAATTTGCAAACTGATCGGGCAAGCGTCCAAAGAACGTCCGATTCACCAACAGCAAGAAATAAACCGCAGTTAAGCCTGTCCCAATCATGCTGAGCAACGTTTGCAGTGGAAATGCATTAAAGCTCCCTCTAAAAATTAAAAACTCAGAGATAAATCCGACCATTCCAGGAATTCCAGCACTCGCCATCACGCCCACAATCATCAAACTTCCGATAATCGGCAAGCCTTTTTCAGGAGCAAGTAATCCTTTGAGAACGGTAATATCGCGAGTCCCGGTCTTGGTATACACCACACCTACTAATGCAAAGAGCAGCGCCGAAATCAATCCATGACTGATCATCTGGAAAACTGCGCCCAACATACTCAACGGTGTTGCTGCTGCTGCTGCCAGCAAGATGAATCCCATATGCCCGACAGAACTGTAAGCCACCATCTTTTTCATATCGGTTTGAGCGATCGCAGTGAATGCTCCAAATAGCACGCTTACCACTGCCCAAATCGCTAGACCCGGAGCCAAAGTTGCCCAAGCTTGCGGAAATAGCTGCAATCCAAACCGCAGCAATCCATAAGTTCCGAGCTTCAACAACACCCCAGCCAGTAAAACTGAAATCGGAGTCGAAGCTTCGACGTGAGCATCCGGCAACCAAGTATGCAGCGGAAACAGAGGAATCTTGA is part of the Leptolyngbya boryana PCC 6306 genome and harbors:
- a CDS encoding NAD(P)H-quinone oxidoreductase subunit F, with protein sequence MAHPLLQSIWLIPCYALLGAILSALWFPGITRRTGPRPSGYLNGLMSFASFLHAAFALPATWNQPPQEILIPWLDVAGLNLTIPIEISTLSVGAIVLVTGINLLAQTYAFGYMEMDWGWARFFSLLAFFEAGMTALVLCNSLFFSYFILEILTLATYLLVGVWFNQSLVVTGARDAFLTKRLGDLFLLMGVVALLPLAGTWDFNELAEWAKTAQVDPKVITLVGLALIAGPMGKCAQFPLHLWLDEAMEGPVPASILRNSVVVATGAWVLFKLEPVLALSPTVLGVTIFIGAVSAIGGSLIAIAQIDIKRTQSYLVTAYMGLVFIAVGTQQPDAALLLVLSHALASALLIMGSGAVVWNSITQDVTQLGGLWSRRPVSGLSFLIGLAGLVAFPPLGGFWALLKITTGIWETQPWLVGVVLLVNAFAAFGVTRVFCLVFKGESKQMAQRSPEIHYWMALPMIVLMGFILHLPLIMQALNLLPSWAEVNTDLALLLIWSTVTGIAASAIVYLNKNIAKPVVLPWKGVQDLLAYDFYTPNLYRSTVVFLVALVSQITSWFDKYLVDGGLNLFGVLTLISGRNLRYSNSGQSQFYMLTILFGIALISVLLSLPFLSQVSISLFPQSATDIVMNVQR
- a CDS encoding CO2 hydration protein, which codes for MVAAPIKSTHPLADIIERLESGGALLPESPQNLVEVVGVLKSYGVVLGAYSKNLNFIAEKQFLVLFPFFKYFDGEITTQKLFKHWWHDRINYEFSEYCMKAMMWHGGGGLDAYLDSAEFIELAKKAIAAKTKKNLFIQGVSKVFPDFLLEQVRLSCYYSGIGQFWTVMSEMFLELSDRYDRGEIKTIQDVVNHVKAGLVNNASLPITLSVEIEGQTYDLMPKSAGLTFLMDTAVPYVEAVFFKSFPFMGTVSYNAQARQIPLEQERFSYGALYADPLPIGGGGIPPTLLMQDMTHYLPEYLHEIYRHSVRGETDLRVQICYSFQKSMFCVTTAAILGLAPHPIETQDPKEQEINRRYLEGWMDKLLESRLLTFQSCDV
- a CDS encoding NADH-quinone oxidoreductase subunit M: MLSALIWIPILGAIVVGLLPGSISDLVVRRSAIAVISLTLIVSLVVATQFDVINIGLQFSENIPWLEPLGLTYRLGLDGLSLPLIVLNSFLTLIALFSTDLKVQRSRLYYALVLVINAAVAGAFLSHNLLLFFLFYEMELIPLYLLIAIWGGARRGYASTKFLIYTAVSGILILMAFLGLTWLSGASSFEYNPTLSQTLPLATQIILLGAILIGFGIKIPLFPLHTWLPDAHVEASTPISVLLAGVLLKLGTYGLLRFGLQLFPQAWATLAPGLAIWAVVSVLFGAFTAIAQTDMKKMVAYSSVGHMGFILLAAAAATPLSMLGAVFQMISHGLISALLFALVGVVYTKTGTRDITVLKGLLAPEKGLPIIGSLMIVGVMASAGIPGMVGFISEFLIFRGSFNAFPLQTLLSMIGTGLTAVYFLLLVNRTFFGRLPDQFANLPPVQWSERAPSFVLAALIVVFGLQPSWMIRWTESTTTAMLQEYSTIAKTHSSIEPVSSLPME